The genomic region CTGCCCGGCCGTCTCCGGCTCCCGCTCGCGCAGCCCGCTGTCCTCGAACTCGTCCTCGTCCAGGCGCAGGATCTGCGTGTGGTCGCAGGACAGCCACAGGTCCAGGTCGAGGTCGGCGACCTCCAGGCGCGGACCGTCGGCGGAGTCGGCGAACACGGTGGTGGGACGGGTGACGTCGCAATACCAGCCCTTGATCTTGCCGGTCCCGGTGCGGACCTCCTTGATGGAGTACCAGCGGGACCGCCAGTAGTGCTCGGTCCAGACGTCACCCGGCGCGAACACGGCGAACCCCATGTCACGCGGGGCGTCGCCGAACCAGGGCGCGACGACCACGACGTGCTCACCGTCGTCGTGCCGGACCTCGGCCGGGTACTCGACGTCCGGCCGCGGCGCCTTCAGCAGGCGCACGGTGATGGTCGTTCCGGGCTTCAGCACTGCGTTTCCGTCGCTCACGTTTCCCCATCATTCCAAATACCGGTTCCAGCGGGTCGCGGTAAGTCCCGCCGCCTCAGCGGGGATCGGTAACTTACGGTGAAGTAGGTTAGGGTCCTCCTGTGGCCGAACGCGAATACGTTTATCCCCCGGTGATCCGGGCTATGAAGGGTGCTTTCCGAGCGCTCGACCTGAAGGTCGACGTGCACGGGGCCGACCGGATCCCGCGCAGCGGCGGGGCGGTGTTGGCCAGCAACCACATCAGCTACCTGGACTTCATCTTCGCCGGGGCCGCGGCTTTGCCGGCCAAGCGCAAGGTGCGGTTCATGGCCAAGAAGGAGGTCTTCGACAACAAGATCTCCGGGCCGCTGATGCGGGGCATGCGCCACATCCCGGTGGACCGCGAGGCCGGTCTGTCCTCCTACCGCCAGGCGCTGGACTACCTGAAGTCCGGCGAAATCGTCGGCGTGTTCGGCGAGGCCACGATCAGCAGGTCCTTCATGATCAAGGACCTGAAGAACGGCGCCGTGCGCATGGCGCAGGCCGCCAACGTGCCGCTGATCCCGGTGGTGCTGTGGGGCACGCAGCGGATGTGGACCAAGGGCCGGCCCAAGCGGCTGTGGCAGCGGCACCTGCCGATCACCGTGCTGGTCGGCGAGCCGATGTACCCGAAGAAGGGCCAGAACTCGAACGAGCTGACCGCCGAGCTGCACGCGCGGCTGAGCGCCCTGCTCGACGAGGCGCAGGCGAACTACCCGGACAAGCCCTCCGGCCCCGAGGAGTCGTGGTGGCTGCCGGCACACCTCGGCGGCACCGCGCCGACGCTGGAGCAGGCGGCGGAGATGGACGCGCGCGGGCGCGGCGAGAACCCGGCCGAGGAAGCGGCTGCCAAGCCGGAAACCGTTGCCGAGCCGGCGGAGCCCCAGGCTGAGGAGCCGGCAAAGGCACAAGCCGCGGAACCGCCGAAGACTCCGGTTGCGGAACCGGCAAAGGCCACGGCCGTCGAGGCCGAGGAGCCTGCGAAGGAGTCAGACACGGAACCGGCTGGGGAACCAGCTGCGGAACCGACAGCGGAATCGACTGTGGAACCGGCCGACGAGCCCGCGAAGGAAGCCGTCTCGGCCAAGGACACCACCGAAGACGCCTGAGGTCGCCCGACTCACTGCGGGTGCCGGGGTGAAACCGCTGATTCCAGCTACCGTCGGCACCCGCTCGATCACCCAGTAAAGTCCCCTTTGACGTGCGATGAGCTGGCACTTTACCGTCAACGCATGGATTTCCCGCCGTACGACGACGCGCCCCCGCTGGCCTCCCCGCTGGCGGGCGTGGTGGCCGCGTTCATGTCGCGCCTGGCCGAGTTCGCGTTCGATCCCGGCCTGCTCGCGGCGATCGACCAGCACGCGGCGGCGGTCTGCGACACGCTCAGCATGGACACCTCCGAAGTCCTCGTCCCCAAGCAGCGCACCGTCGCGCGCGAGGACCTGAGCGACTACGTGCTCGGCTTCAAGGACGTCCTGACCGAGACCGGCTGGGAAGAGCCGGTCGGGTACGACTTCGCCACCCTGCGCCTGACCGCCATCTGCTGGCTGGTGCGCGAGCAGGACCTGCTGGCCTTCTGAGGCCGGCCCGGCGGCTCACCGGTAGCCAAGCGAGGGCCTGATCGGACAGGATCAAACATGCGATCCCGACGCGCGGGCATGTGGTGGGGCACTGCGATCGAGGCACCCGACCCCGCCGCCCTGGCCCGCTTCTACTCCGCGCTGCTGGGATGGCCCACCGTCCACGAGGAGCCCGGTGCCGCCATCGTCGCCTCCTCGCCGGAGGGCCCGTACTTCGTCTTCCAGCACGCCGAGGGGTACCGCCCGCCAGTGTGGCCGCCGGCCGAGGGCGAGCAACGGCCGATGATGCATCTCGACTTCCAGGTGGGCGACCTGGATGAGGCCGTGGCCGAAGCAATCGAGTTGGGCGCCACGCCCGCCACGCACCAGCCGCAGGAGAACGTCCAGGTGCTCTTCGACCCGGCCGGGCACCCGTTCTGCCTGTGCCACGACGGTGAAGGTTAGCCCTTCGACCCCGATCCGGAGCGGGAACCGGACTCGCTGACACCACCGATCTCGCCGATCCCGTGCCACCCCTTCTCCAGCACGGCGAACGCCACCTCGACCGTGCCCTTCGGGTCCTTACTGGCCCGCGCCAGCGAGGCGGTCTCCAGCGCGAAGTGCGCAAGAACAGCGCACGCGGCGTCCTCCGGCGCCGCCCCGACCTCGACGGCGATCGCCGTCGCGAGCGCCCCCTCGTGGCGCATCCACATCCGGTGCCAGTACTCGCGCAGCACCGGCGTGTCCTCGACCAGGCGGGTGTACGCCGCGAAGCCCTCGTCCTCGGTGGGGAATTTCAGACGTTCCAGGGTCAGTGCGCGCAGTGCCTCCAGGATGGACGTGCCCGCAGCCCGTTCGCGCACCGCGGCGACCAGCTGGGCCTCGATCTGCGCGTCCTCGTCGAAGACCAGTGCCTCCTTGCCACTGAAGTGCTTGAACAGCGTCGTCGTGGAGACGTCGGCGGCGTCCGCGATCTCCCGGATCGACACCTGGTCGTAGCCACGCTCCAGGAACAGGGCCAGCGCGGCGTCGGCGATGGCCTGGCGGGTGGCCGCCTTCTTCCGCTCGCGCCGTCCGGGTTGCTGGGATTCCGCTTCACTGCCGGTCATGACTCCATCCTAGAGCCATGGTGAACCCAGTGGCAAAGTTGACTCGTTGCACTTTTGAATCGAGTGTGCTTTTCTGAGGCCATGTCCACCACCCCTGCTCCGTCCCCCGCCGCCGCCCCACGCCACGTGCGCTGGGCCCTGCTCGGCGTCATGCTCGCGATGCTGCTCTCCATGCTCGACAACACGGTCGTGGGCACCTCGATGCCGACGATCGTCCGCGAGCTGGGAGGGTTCGACCACCTGTCGTGGGTTGTCGTCGCCTACACCCTGGCCACCGCCGCCGCCACCCCGGTCTGCGGCAAACTCGGCGACCTGTACGGCCGCAAGCACGTCTACCTGGTCTCGATCGTCCTGTTCCTGGCCGGCTCCGCCTTGTCCGGCGCCGCGCAGTCGATGAGCTGGCTGATCGCGGCGCGCGCCTTCCAGGGCATCGGCGCCGGCGGAATCGGCGCGGGCGCCTTCGCCCTCATCGCCGCCCTCGTCCCACCACGGGAGCGCGGCCGCTACCAGGGCATGACCGCCTCGGTCATGGCGATCGGCACCATCGGCGGGCCGCTGCTCGGCGGGTTCGTCACCGGGCACTTCGGCTGGCGGTGGGCGTTCTACCTGAACCTGCCGCTGGGCCTGCTGGCACTGGTCTGGTGCCAGGTCATGCTCGATCTCCCCCTGGTACGCCGACGGGCGCGGATCGACTGGGCCGGCATCAGCCTGCTGACCCTGGTGATCACCTCCGTCACGCTGGCCGCCAACTGGGCCGGCACCACGTACTCGTGGGCGTCGTGGCAGGTGATCGGGCTGTTCGCGCTCGCGGTGGCCGGCATCGGCGCCTTCATCACGGTCGAGCGCCGCTGCACCGAGCCGGTCCTGCCGCCGCGGGTGTTCACCGGCCAGCGGAACTTCCCGCTCGCGATCGCCCTGATCACCGCTTCGGGCGTGGTCATGTTCGGCGCCTCGCTCTACCTCCCGCTGTTCCAACAGAGCGTGCAGCACGCCACGGCGACCAGCTCCGGGCTGCTCCTGCTGCCGATGATGATCCCGATCGTCATCGTGTCCCAGCTCGGCGGGCGCTACGTGTCGGCGACCGGCCGCTACAAGATCTTCCCGGTCCTCGGCGCGGCCTTGATGGCCGTGGGGCTGATCCTGCTGTCGACCATGGACCCGACCACCTCCCGTACCACCACGAGTCTGTACATGGCGATCGTCGGGATCGGTCTCGGCGGGCAGATGCAGATGGTCACGACCATCGCGCAGAACAGCGTCGAGATGCGCGACATGGGTGCCGCCTCGGCGAGCCTGAACCTGTTCCGCACGGTGGGAGGGTCGATCGGCGTGGCGGTGTTCGGCTCGCTGTACAACCGGCAAGTGAGCCATGAGGCCTCGGCCG from Catenulispora sp. MAP5-51 harbors:
- a CDS encoding DUF402 domain-containing protein encodes the protein MSDGNAVLKPGTTITVRLLKAPRPDVEYPAEVRHDDGEHVVVVAPWFGDAPRDMGFAVFAPGDVWTEHYWRSRWYSIKEVRTGTGKIKGWYCDVTRPTTVFADSADGPRLEVADLDLDLWLSCDHTQILRLDEDEFEDSGLREREPETAGQAEASLDELEAMAHCGGFAAVLAW
- a CDS encoding DUF6401 family natural product biosynthesis protein is translated as MDFPPYDDAPPLASPLAGVVAAFMSRLAEFAFDPGLLAAIDQHAAAVCDTLSMDTSEVLVPKQRTVAREDLSDYVLGFKDVLTETGWEEPVGYDFATLRLTAICWLVREQDLLAF
- a CDS encoding VOC family protein — its product is MRSRRAGMWWGTAIEAPDPAALARFYSALLGWPTVHEEPGAAIVASSPEGPYFVFQHAEGYRPPVWPPAEGEQRPMMHLDFQVGDLDEAVAEAIELGATPATHQPQENVQVLFDPAGHPFCLCHDGEG
- a CDS encoding TetR/AcrR family transcriptional regulator; its protein translation is MTGSEAESQQPGRRERKKAATRQAIADAALALFLERGYDQVSIREIADAADVSTTTLFKHFSGKEALVFDEDAQIEAQLVAAVRERAAGTSILEALRALTLERLKFPTEDEGFAAYTRLVEDTPVLREYWHRMWMRHEGALATAIAVEVGAAPEDAACAVLAHFALETASLARASKDPKGTVEVAFAVLEKGWHGIGEIGGVSESGSRSGSGSKG
- a CDS encoding MDR family MFS transporter is translated as MSTTPAPSPAAAPRHVRWALLGVMLAMLLSMLDNTVVGTSMPTIVRELGGFDHLSWVVVAYTLATAAATPVCGKLGDLYGRKHVYLVSIVLFLAGSALSGAAQSMSWLIAARAFQGIGAGGIGAGAFALIAALVPPRERGRYQGMTASVMAIGTIGGPLLGGFVTGHFGWRWAFYLNLPLGLLALVWCQVMLDLPLVRRRARIDWAGISLLTLVITSVTLAANWAGTTYSWASWQVIGLFALAVAGIGAFITVERRCTEPVLPPRVFTGQRNFPLAIALITASGVVMFGASLYLPLFQQSVQHATATSSGLLLLPMMIPIVIVSQLGGRYVSATGRYKIFPVLGAALMAVGLILLSTMDPTTSRTTTSLYMAIVGIGLGGQMQMVTTIAQNSVEMRDMGAASASLNLFRTVGGSIGVAVFGSLYNRQVSHEASAAQGVANGSHLIFLIAGLVCAVAFVAALAIKEVPLRKAPSPGAAPTASPALADQGTR